The sequence CGTCGCCGTCCTCACCGTGCCGGGTGACCTGGGCGAGCGGGAGCTGACCGCCGACCGCCCCGCCCGGTTCTCCCTGAACCCCCCGTTGAGCCGTCCCGACGACGAGGCCGTCCGCCACGCCGCCGAACTCCTCGACGGCTCCGAGCGGATCACGATGCTCGTCGGACAGGGCGCCCGCGCCGCCCGCGCCGACGTCCTCGCCCTCGCCGACCGGCTGGCCGCGCCGATGGTGCTCACGCTGAAGGCCAAGGCCGGTTTCGAGGGCGACACCAACCCCTTCCAGGTCGGCCAGACCGGCCTGATCGGCAACCCCGCCGCCGCCTCCGCCCTCCAGGACGCGGACACCCTGCTCCTGCTCGGCACCGACTTCCCCTACCGGGACTGGTATCCCGAGGGCCGCAAGGTGATCCAGGTCGACACCGAGGCCACGCACATCGGACGCCGGGTGCCGGTCGACATCGGACTCGTCGGCGACACCGGCGCCACCGTACGGGACCTGCTGGAGCGCCTCGACACCCCGCCGGCCGGCTCCGACGGCGCCCGCGACCGCTCCCACCTGGAGAAGGCGCGCAAGCGTTTCGACCAATGGCGCGCCGGCCAGGCCCGGCTCGCCGACCCCGGTCACGACAAGGGCGTCGTGGGCCGGATCCGGTCCGCGCTGGACAACCGCAGCCACGACATCCGCCCCGAGGCGCTCGCCGCCGTGGTCGACCGGGTCGCCGCCGACGACGCCGTCTTCACCTCCGACACCGGCATGGCCACGGTGTGGCTCTCCCGCTTCGTCGAGATGCGTGGCGAACGCCGCCTCATCGGCTCCTACAACCTCGGCTCGATGGCCAACGCCATGCCGCAGGCGCTCGGCGCACAGATCCTGGACCGCGAACGGCAGGTCGTGGCCTTCTGCGGCGACGGCGGACTGAGCATGCTGCTCGGCGACCTCATGACCCTGAAGACCTACCGGCTCCCGGTCAAGCTGGTCGTCTTCGACAATCGTCGGCTGGGCATGGTGAAGCTCGAACAGGAGCAGGTCGGCCTGCCCGAGTTCGGCACCGTCCTCGACAATCCCGACTTCGCCGCCGTCGCCGAGGCCATGGGCATCACCGGTATCCGCGTGACCGACCCGGGCGACCTGGACGCCGCGGTGCGCCGGGCGTTCAGCACCTCGGGGCCGGTGCTGCTCGACGTCCTGACCAACCCCGACGAGATCGCCGTTCCGGCCAAGCCGACCGTCGAGCAGGGCTGGGGGTTCGCGGTGGCCAAAGTGAAGGAGGTCGTACGGAGCCACGGGGACGGCGGCGGGCACTGAGCGCTTCAGGTCTCCCGCAGGGAAAGCCGTCGGCGACCGTTGAGGGTCTC is a genomic window of Streptomyces sp. WP-1 containing:
- a CDS encoding thiamine pyrophosphate-dependent enzyme encodes the protein MSRTVARVIVDALSELGVRQVFGVVGDALNPVTDAIRETENLEWVGCRHEEAAAFAASAQSQLTGTLGVCMGTVGPGSVHLLNGLYDAAKSHAPVLAIAGQVPLAELGSDYFQEVDNDALFSDVAVFRATITSPDQLPQMLETAVRTALGRKGVAVLTVPGDLGERELTADRPARFSLNPPLSRPDDEAVRHAAELLDGSERITMLVGQGARAARADVLALADRLAAPMVLTLKAKAGFEGDTNPFQVGQTGLIGNPAAASALQDADTLLLLGTDFPYRDWYPEGRKVIQVDTEATHIGRRVPVDIGLVGDTGATVRDLLERLDTPPAGSDGARDRSHLEKARKRFDQWRAGQARLADPGHDKGVVGRIRSALDNRSHDIRPEALAAVVDRVAADDAVFTSDTGMATVWLSRFVEMRGERRLIGSYNLGSMANAMPQALGAQILDRERQVVAFCGDGGLSMLLGDLMTLKTYRLPVKLVVFDNRRLGMVKLEQEQVGLPEFGTVLDNPDFAAVAEAMGITGIRVTDPGDLDAAVRRAFSTSGPVLLDVLTNPDEIAVPAKPTVEQGWGFAVAKVKEVVRSHGDGGGH